The following coding sequences are from one SAR324 cluster bacterium window:
- a CDS encoding (2Fe-2S)-binding protein: protein MSKHSITIEINGESFTREVDSRKLLIHFLRDDLALTGTHIGCDTSSCGACTILLNGKSIKACTFFAVQANNQKIETIEGVEQGGQLHPLQEGFHQEHGLQCGFCTPGMIMRGKELLEKNPNPTEEEIRWGISGNLCRCTGYSNIIKSIQYAANKLNEKQEEAA from the coding sequence ATGTCGAAGCATAGCATCACGATTGAAATTAATGGCGAATCATTCACCCGAGAGGTAGATTCCCGAAAATTGTTGATCCATTTTCTCCGCGATGACCTAGCTCTGACCGGCACACACATTGGTTGTGATACGTCTAGCTGTGGTGCCTGTACGATTCTTTTGAACGGGAAGTCGATCAAGGCCTGTACTTTCTTCGCGGTTCAGGCGAACAATCAAAAGATTGAGACGATTGAGGGAGTCGAGCAAGGAGGGCAGCTTCATCCACTTCAGGAAGGTTTTCATCAGGAGCATGGACTACAGTGTGGTTTCTGTACTCCGGGGATGATAATGCGAGGAAAAGAATTGTTAGAAAAAAATCCTAACCCAACAGAAGAGGAAATTCGCTGGGGAATTTCAGGGAATTTGTGTCGTTGCACAGGCTACTCGAACATCATCAAGTCGATCCAGTATGCCGCCAATAAACTGAACGAGAAGCAGGAGGAGGCCGCATGA